ATGCCGTAGTCATCGGTGGTGGTCACGCTCCAGTTCGGCAGTCGCCGGCGCAACCGCGTGAGCAGGTCCTTGTTGCGGGCGCCGCCGCCGCAGACCAGCAGCTCGCCGCCGCCGGCAAAGCGCGTTGCCGCGTCGGCGATACTGGCCGCGGTAACCTCGGCCAGGGTGGCCTGGACATCGGCCGGTGTTGCCGCCACACCGGCGCGGGCGCGTTCCAGCCAGTCGGCATTGAACGTCTCGCGACCGGTGCTCTTGGGCGCTGCTGCGGCGAAGTAGGGGGCGGCTTGCAGGCGCTCGAACAGTTCGGGTTGCACCCGGCCACTGGCGGCCCAGGCGCCATCGCGGTCGAAGCTCATGCCCAGATTCAGTCCCACCCAGTAGTCGAGCAGCGCATTGCCGGGCCCGGTGTCGTAGCCGCGCACGCCGCCGTCTGGTGTCAGTTCGGTGATGTTGGCCATGCCGCCGATATTGACCACGGCGCGGTGGCGCTCGCTGCTGAATACGGCGCGGTGGAAGGCGGGCATCAGCGGTGCGCCCTGACCGCCCAGTGCCATATCGCGGCGGCGAAAATCCGCCACCGTGGTGATGCCGGTTAGGGCGGCGATGGTGTTGGGGTCGCCGATCTGCAGGGAGAAGGGCCAGTTGAGGCTGCCCGGCGGGCGATGCCGCACCGTCTGGCCGTGGCTGCCGATGGCGGTCACCTCCGCGGCGGCGACGCCGGCGCGCTCGAGCAGTGCCAGTGTGGCCTCGGCGAAAGCCTGGCCTATCTGGCGGTCGAGCTGGCCGGCGCGATCGAGTTCCGAGGGGCCGGGGGCACAGAGGGCGAGAATCGCCTCGCGCAGGGTGGGGTCTATGGAGTGCCCGAGGGCCGCGCGCACGCTGGGCGCGACCGGGTCCTGTTGGCCAAATTCCACCAGCACCGCGTCGATCGAGTCGACGCTGGTGCCGGACATCAGCCCGATGTAGAGCTCCGCCATGAAGTCGGATCCGCTGGTTTAATTGACGCTGCTATTGTCGCTGTCGTCGTCGCGCTGGGCCAGGGCCGGGCGCTGATAATTTTCCAGCTGGGCGAGCAGCGGCTGCGTCTGGGTGCGGAAACGGTCCATCTCCGAACTCGGAATCGACTTGGCCTTGGGCAGCTTACTGACGATGGTGGCCGGGTTGCGGTGTTGGCCGTTTACCAGGAACTCGTAGTGCAGGTGCGGGCCGGTGGCGTAGCCGGTGGAGCCCACGTTACCGATGATCTGGCGCTGCTTGACCCGATCGCCGGTCTTGACCCGGCGTTTGCTCAGGTGCAGGTAGCGGGTCATGTAGTGCTGGCCGTGTTGAATAAAGATGTAGTTGCCGTTGGGCTTGCTATAGCCGGATTTGACCACGCGGCCGTCGCCGGCGGCGTAGACCGGGGTGCCGGTGGGGGCGGCGTAATCGGTGCCATAGTGCGGGCGACGGGTCTTGAAGATCGGGTGCAGGCGACGCGGGTTGTAGCTGGAGCTGATGCGGGTGAAATCCACCGGAGTGCGGATAAACGCCTTGCGCATGCTCCGGCCGTCGGGGGTGTAGTAGTTGGCATCGCCGTGGATATCCACATAGCGCACCGCGTTGAAGGTTTTTCCGCGGTTGGTAAAGCTGACCGCCTGAATGGGGCCATTGCCGATTTTCTTGCCGTCGAGGAATTTTTCCTCGTACATCACGCCGAAGCTGTCGCCCTTGCGGATATCGAGCGCGAAATCGATATCCGAACTGAACACGTCAGCCATTTCCATGATCAGGTTGCCGCTCAGGCCGGCATCGCTACCGGCGACAAACAGCGAGCTTTTGATCTCGGCCTTGCGGTAGGCGGTGTAGTTTTCCGGCTGACGCTGGTGCAGCGCGTACTTGAAGGCGCCGCTGTCGCCGCGGCTGAATTCCTCGAGGTTGAGGGCATCGCGGTGCAGTTCCAGGTTCTGCAGCGCCCCGCTGTGGTCGGTGCGAAACGTCAGGCTTTCGCCCGGATTCAGGTCGGCCAGTTGCCGGGCCTTGCCGCCGCTGGCCAGCAGCTGGTACATCTCGGCGGTGTTGACGCCGGCGCGCTCGAACAGGTCGGACAGGGTGTCGCCCTGTTTCACTTTCAGGGTCTTTGTCTGCAGTGTCTGCTGCGGCTCTGCGGCAGCCGCGGAGGTCGCTGCCGCGGAGTGTGCCGCGGCACCGGGCACCATTGGCTCGGCACTGGACAGTTTGACGGGGAGGGGCAGACGTTTGGCTTCGACTTCCGGCGTCGAGCTGAACATGACGAGCGCCAGAGCTAGACTGGCGGCGCCTGCGGCGACGGCGTGGGTGCGCGGGAAGTACTGGCGCAGGGTGCCCAACAGGCGCTGCGGCGTCGGTTTACTTTGATTGTCCATGGTCTTATCGGCTGGCGCTGCTTGTGTTTCTTGTCTGGGATCTGGATGGCTGGTGTCTAAAAAACGAACACCGAGGCGGCTTTATAACAAAAATCCCGCCGTGGTTCACGAGGTAATTGACCTGTCTGTCCATGATTCAGTTCCTTTGCTCTGCTTCCCAGGCAGTGGTCAGCGCACCGGCAGTGCGCTTGTATTTACTGCAGACTTCGGTAATGTTGCAGCCCGCTCTGCCGCCGTCCGGCGGCGCACTTCAATCTAAAGTTTTTTCGAGGGGAAACCATGGCCGGGGTCGATGGGACACTGCTTAAAGATTTGGACCGCCGCGGGCTGATCAACCAGGCAACTGGCGACGGAGAACTGACACAGCATCTGAAAGAGCCCAGAACCCTCTATTGTGGTTTCGACCCCACTGCGGATTCCCTGCATATTGGCAGTCTAGTACCCCTGCTCACGTTGAAGAGGTTTCAGGCGGCAGGACACAAACCAATTGCCCTGGTTGGCGGCGCAACCGGCCTGATTGGCGACCCTTCCTTCAAGGCGCAGGAGCGCAGCCTCAATACCCCTGACGTGGTTGCCGGCTGGGTGGAAAAGCTCAAGGCGCAGGTTTCCCGCTTCATCGATTTTGATTGCGGCGACAACAGCGCCATCGTGGCCAACAACCTCGACTGGACGCAGAACCTCAATGTGCTCGATTTCCTGCGTGACGTAGGAAAACATTTCTCCGTCAACAATATGGTGAACAAGGAATCCGTCAAACAACGTATCCAGCGCGAGGGTGAAGGCATTTCCTTTACCGAGTTCTCCTATATGTTGCTGCAGTCGATGGATTTTTCCGAGCTGTACAAGCGCAACGACTGCACGCTGCAGATCGGCGGTTCCGATCAATGGGGCAATATTACCGGCGGCGTCGACCTGACCCGCCGTCAGCACCGCGGCAAGGTCTTCGGCCTGACGCTGCCGCTCGTCACCAAGGCGGATGGCACCAAGTTCGGCAAGACCGAGAGCGGTACCATCTGGCTGGACCCGCAGCGTACCTCGCCTTACGCCTTCTACCAGTTCTGGCTGAACACCGCCGATGCAGATGTGTACAAGTTCCTGCGCTACTTCACTTTCCTCTCTGTGGATGAGATCGAGGCGATCGAGACGGCGGACCGCGAGCGCGCCGGCAAGCCGGAAGCCCAGGGAATCCTGGCGCGGGAGGTTACCCGCCTGGTGCATGGCGACGAGGGGTTCGTTGCAGCGGAACGCATCTCGGCGGCGCTTTTCTCCGGCGATATCGCCGAG
This region of Microbulbifer sp. SAOS-129_SWC genomic DNA includes:
- a CDS encoding anhydro-N-acetylmuramic acid kinase, whose amino-acid sequence is MAELYIGLMSGTSVDSIDAVLVEFGQQDPVAPSVRAALGHSIDPTLREAILALCAPGPSELDRAGQLDRQIGQAFAEATLALLERAGVAAAEVTAIGSHGQTVRHRPPGSLNWPFSLQIGDPNTIAALTGITTVADFRRRDMALGGQGAPLMPAFHRAVFSSERHRAVVNIGGMANITELTPDGGVRGYDTGPGNALLDYWVGLNLGMSFDRDGAWAASGRVQPELFERLQAAPYFAAAAPKSTGRETFNADWLERARAGVAATPADVQATLAEVTAASIADAATRFAGGGELLVCGGGARNKDLLTRLRRRLPNWSVTTTDDYGIDADWLEAVGFAWLARQTLHGLPGNCPAVTGAERETVLGGIYPA
- a CDS encoding peptidoglycan DD-metalloendopeptidase family protein, with amino-acid sequence MDNQSKPTPQRLLGTLRQYFPRTHAVAAGAASLALALVMFSSTPEVEAKRLPLPVKLSSAEPMVPGAAAHSAAATSAAAAEPQQTLQTKTLKVKQGDTLSDLFERAGVNTAEMYQLLASGGKARQLADLNPGESLTFRTDHSGALQNLELHRDALNLEEFSRGDSGAFKYALHQRQPENYTAYRKAEIKSSLFVAGSDAGLSGNLIMEMADVFSSDIDFALDIRKGDSFGVMYEEKFLDGKKIGNGPIQAVSFTNRGKTFNAVRYVDIHGDANYYTPDGRSMRKAFIRTPVDFTRISSSYNPRRLHPIFKTRRPHYGTDYAAPTGTPVYAAGDGRVVKSGYSKPNGNYIFIQHGQHYMTRYLHLSKRRVKTGDRVKQRQIIGNVGSTGYATGPHLHYEFLVNGQHRNPATIVSKLPKAKSIPSSEMDRFRTQTQPLLAQLENYQRPALAQRDDDSDNSSVN
- the tyrS gene encoding tyrosine--tRNA ligase gives rise to the protein MAGVDGTLLKDLDRRGLINQATGDGELTQHLKEPRTLYCGFDPTADSLHIGSLVPLLTLKRFQAAGHKPIALVGGATGLIGDPSFKAQERSLNTPDVVAGWVEKLKAQVSRFIDFDCGDNSAIVANNLDWTQNLNVLDFLRDVGKHFSVNNMVNKESVKQRIQREGEGISFTEFSYMLLQSMDFSELYKRNDCTLQIGGSDQWGNITGGVDLTRRQHRGKVFGLTLPLVTKADGTKFGKTESGTIWLDPQRTSPYAFYQFWLNTADADVYKFLRYFTFLSVDEIEAIETADRERAGKPEAQGILAREVTRLVHGDEGFVAAERISAALFSGDIAELSEGDLEQLRLDGLPSSELPVEFGEQSLINLLVDAEMAPSGKPVKDALGRNAVLINGRAVGLDGNSDPAALFTADQSLHGRFFIVRLGKKKYHLFTRAN